Proteins encoded by one window of Nocardioides euryhalodurans:
- a CDS encoding CinA family protein has product MDLPLLLDTLAGRGDTLATAESLTGGRLAALVTGVPGASRVYLGGIVAYATEVKQGLLGVPEELVAQHGVVSAACARAMAEGVRAGLGSTWAVATTGVAGPDEQEGKPVGTVYVGLAGPDGSTVTALELVGDRAAIQERTCREAVSALRARLHGEEPALG; this is encoded by the coding sequence ATGGACCTGCCACTGCTGCTCGACACCCTGGCCGGGCGAGGAGACACGCTCGCCACGGCCGAGTCGCTCACCGGGGGTCGGCTGGCGGCGCTGGTGACAGGGGTGCCGGGTGCCTCGCGCGTCTACCTCGGCGGGATCGTCGCCTACGCCACGGAGGTCAAGCAGGGGCTGCTCGGTGTCCCGGAGGAGCTGGTGGCGCAGCACGGCGTCGTCTCCGCGGCCTGCGCCCGTGCCATGGCCGAGGGCGTGCGCGCCGGCCTCGGGTCGACCTGGGCAGTGGCCACGACCGGGGTGGCCGGGCCCGACGAGCAGGAGGGCAAGCCGGTCGGGACGGTGTACGTCGGCCTCGCCGGCCCGGACGGGAGCACGGTCACCGCGCTGGAGCTGGTCGGGGACCGCGCGGCGATCCAGGAGCGGACCTGCCGCGAAGCCGTGTCGGCTCTTCGCGCAAGACTGCACGGGGAAGAACCTGCCCTCGGGTAG
- a CDS encoding Fpg/Nei family DNA glycosylase, translating into MPEGDTVFRAARLLDRTLAGHELRSSDFRVPQLATTDLTGGRVLGTWSRGKHLLTRIDASRPWTLHTHLKMEGSWQSYFPGQRWRRPPHTARVVLTTADRIAVGFSLGIVELLPREHEHEVVGHLGPDLLGPDWDEAEAVRRLQTDPDRPLSEALLDQTMLAGIGNMYMAELCFVAGLHPTTPVGEVADLTRLVRRAQQMLDLNKDRSQQTTTGDLRQGRRMWVYRRDQQPCLRCGTTVEVAMRGEPGQERASYWCPSCQPRR; encoded by the coding sequence GTGCCTGAGGGCGACACCGTCTTCCGCGCGGCGCGGTTGCTCGACCGGACGCTCGCCGGCCACGAGCTGCGCAGCAGTGACTTCCGGGTGCCGCAGCTCGCCACCACCGACCTCACCGGCGGCCGGGTGCTCGGCACCTGGTCGCGCGGCAAGCACCTGCTGACGCGCATCGACGCCTCCCGGCCGTGGACGCTCCACACGCACCTCAAGATGGAGGGGTCGTGGCAGAGCTACTTCCCCGGCCAGCGGTGGCGGCGGCCGCCCCACACGGCGCGCGTGGTGCTGACGACCGCCGACCGGATCGCCGTCGGCTTCTCGCTCGGCATCGTCGAGCTCCTCCCACGCGAGCACGAGCACGAGGTGGTCGGCCACCTCGGCCCCGACCTGCTCGGCCCTGACTGGGACGAGGCCGAGGCCGTACGCCGGCTGCAGACCGACCCCGACCGCCCGCTGTCCGAGGCGCTGCTCGACCAGACCATGCTCGCCGGCATCGGCAACATGTACATGGCCGAGCTGTGCTTCGTGGCCGGGCTCCACCCCACGACGCCGGTGGGCGAGGTGGCCGACCTGACGCGCCTGGTCCGCCGCGCGCAGCAGATGCTGGACCTCAACAAGGACCGGTCCCAGCAGACCACCACCGGCGACCTGAGGCAGGGACGTCGGATGTGGGTCTACCGGCGCGACCAGCAGCCCTGCCTGCGGTGCGGCACCACCGTGGAGGTCGCGATGCGGGGCGAGCCCGGGCAGGAGCGGGCGTCGTACTGGTGCCCCTCGTGCCAGCCGCGTCGCTGA
- a CDS encoding ATP-dependent helicase, giving the protein MDPLERFSAPTREWFGAAFAQPTAAQAGAWEAISGGRHALVVAPTGSGKTLSAFLWSLDRLLTSDPPEKRRRCRVLYVSPLKALAVDVERNLRAPLTGIRHTAERLGTSLPEVTVGLRSGDTSAADRRRLTTTPPDILITTPESLFLMLTSQARESLRGVETVIVDEVHAVAGTKRGAHLALSLERLDALLDRPAQRIGLSATVRPHEEVARFLGGQAPVEIVSPPSEKAWDLRVVVPVEDMTAPEDYDETDGDPGRSQSIWPHVEEHVADLIEQHRSTIVFANSRRLAERLTARLNEIAADRAGVDTGDDGAPPAEVMAQSGRSDGAPTVLAMAHHGSVSKEQRALIEDDLKRGRLPAVVATSSLELGIDMGAVDLVVQIESPPSVASALQRVGRAGHQVGETSRGVLFPKHRGDLAQTAVAVDRMREGAIESLRIPANPLDVLAQQVVAAVAIDAWDVDELHALVRRSAPFAQLPRSAFDATLDLLSGRYPSDEFAELRPRIVWDRVTGRLTGRPGAQRLAVTSGGTIPDRGLFGVYLVGEGTGRRVGELDEEMVYESRVGDVFALGATSWRIEDITHDRVIVTPAPGIPGRLPFWKGDALGRPAELGQAVGAFTRELAAMPPAEAERTARASGLDAYAASNLVTYLTEQVEATRTLPSDQTVLVERFRDELGDWRLVVHSPYGTPVHAPWALAINARLRERYGIDGQAVASDDGIVVRIPDTDAEAPTGEIVAFEPDEIEEIVTTEVGGSALFASRFRECAARALLLPRRDPGRRSPLWQQRQRSAQLLEVAARYPSFPIVLEAVRECLQDVYDLPGLVGLMRRVDRREVAVVDVATTQPSPYARSLLFGYVAQFVYEGDSPLAERRAAALSLDQGLLAELLGRAELRELLDPEVLAEVEAELQRVAPDRRARDAEGGVDLVRTIGPLSTEEVRERAVDGADVSGWLASLADTRRIVEVRVAGVERWAVVEDVGRLRDGLGVPVPPGTPEVFADPVEDPLADLVSRFARTHGPFTTEQVAARLGLGVAVVRHTLERLAAQGRVLDGEFRPAGSGTEWCDAEVLRRLRRRSLARLRQEIEPVEPQALARFLGSWQHVVPSGSTQRGGGPRGVDGVLTVISQLAGCPVPASALEPLVLGSRVADYEPSYLDELTSTGEVLWAGHGALPGTDGWVSLHLADQAPLTLPDHTPFEHSELHQAVLDALAPGGAWFFRQLGQAVGHPTDAALAGALWDLVWAGRVGNDTLAPLRSLVSTGRGSHKSRRPGPRVLRSGPPHTAGRWALLPDLDTDPTRRAHAAAERLLDRHGVVTRGAVQSEGTPGGFAAVYKVLSAFEDSGRCRRGYFVEGLGAAQFGTAGSVDRLRTYADTRPDDKPVATALAATDPANPFGAALPWPEGEGHRPGRKAGAMVVLVDGDLTLYVERGGRTLLTWTDDTDLLTPATEALATAARRGQLGRLTVEKADGAQLLGSGQTPLREALAAAGFVATPRGLRLRA; this is encoded by the coding sequence GTGGACCCGCTCGAGCGCTTCAGCGCACCGACCCGCGAGTGGTTCGGGGCAGCCTTCGCGCAGCCCACCGCCGCCCAGGCCGGTGCGTGGGAGGCGATCAGCGGTGGACGCCACGCCCTCGTCGTCGCTCCGACCGGGTCGGGCAAGACGCTGAGTGCCTTCCTCTGGTCGCTCGACCGCCTGCTCACCAGCGACCCGCCCGAGAAGCGGCGACGCTGCCGGGTCCTCTACGTCTCACCCCTCAAGGCGCTCGCCGTGGACGTGGAGCGCAACCTGCGGGCGCCACTCACGGGGATCCGCCACACCGCCGAGCGGCTCGGCACCTCCCTGCCCGAGGTGACGGTCGGGCTCCGCAGCGGGGACACCAGCGCGGCCGACAGGCGGCGCCTCACGACCACCCCGCCCGACATCCTCATCACCACGCCCGAGTCGCTCTTCCTGATGCTCACCAGCCAGGCGCGTGAGTCGCTGCGCGGCGTGGAGACCGTGATCGTGGACGAGGTCCACGCGGTGGCCGGGACCAAGCGCGGCGCCCACCTCGCCCTCAGCCTCGAGCGGCTCGACGCGCTGCTCGACCGGCCGGCGCAGCGGATCGGGCTCAGCGCGACGGTGCGTCCCCACGAGGAGGTGGCCCGCTTCCTCGGCGGCCAGGCTCCCGTCGAGATCGTGTCGCCGCCCAGCGAGAAGGCGTGGGACCTGCGGGTGGTCGTCCCGGTCGAGGACATGACCGCACCCGAGGACTACGACGAGACCGACGGCGACCCGGGCCGGAGCCAGTCGATCTGGCCCCACGTCGAGGAGCACGTCGCCGACCTGATCGAGCAGCACCGCTCGACCATCGTCTTCGCCAACAGCCGGCGGCTCGCCGAGCGGCTCACCGCCCGGCTCAACGAGATCGCCGCCGACCGGGCCGGCGTCGACACCGGCGACGACGGCGCCCCGCCGGCCGAGGTCATGGCGCAGTCGGGCCGCTCCGACGGCGCGCCCACGGTGCTCGCGATGGCCCACCACGGCTCGGTCTCCAAGGAGCAGCGCGCCCTCATCGAGGACGACCTCAAGCGCGGACGGCTGCCGGCCGTGGTCGCCACCAGCAGCCTCGAGCTCGGCATCGACATGGGCGCCGTCGACCTCGTCGTCCAGATCGAGTCGCCCCCGAGCGTGGCCAGCGCCCTGCAGCGGGTCGGCCGCGCCGGCCACCAGGTGGGCGAGACCAGCCGCGGGGTGCTCTTCCCCAAGCACCGCGGAGACCTCGCGCAGACCGCGGTCGCCGTCGACCGGATGCGCGAGGGTGCCATCGAGAGCCTGCGGATCCCGGCCAACCCGCTCGACGTCCTCGCCCAGCAGGTCGTGGCCGCCGTGGCGATCGACGCCTGGGACGTCGACGAGCTCCACGCGCTCGTCCGCCGCAGCGCACCGTTCGCACAGCTCCCCCGGAGCGCCTTCGACGCCACGCTCGACCTGCTGAGCGGGCGCTACCCCTCCGACGAGTTCGCCGAGCTCCGACCCCGGATCGTCTGGGACCGCGTGACGGGTCGGCTCACCGGCCGCCCCGGCGCCCAGCGACTGGCCGTCACCAGCGGCGGCACCATCCCCGACCGCGGCCTCTTCGGCGTCTACCTCGTGGGTGAGGGCACCGGCCGCCGGGTGGGCGAGCTCGACGAGGAGATGGTCTACGAGTCGCGCGTCGGCGACGTGTTCGCGCTCGGCGCGACCAGCTGGCGGATCGAGGACATCACCCACGACCGCGTCATCGTCACCCCCGCGCCCGGCATCCCGGGCCGGCTGCCGTTCTGGAAGGGGGACGCGCTCGGCCGGCCCGCCGAGCTCGGCCAGGCCGTGGGCGCCTTCACCCGGGAGCTCGCCGCGATGCCGCCGGCCGAGGCCGAGCGCACCGCCCGCGCCTCCGGCCTCGACGCGTACGCCGCCAGCAACCTCGTCACCTACCTCACCGAGCAGGTCGAGGCGACCCGCACCCTCCCCAGCGACCAGACCGTCCTCGTGGAGCGGTTCCGCGACGAGCTGGGCGACTGGCGGCTGGTGGTCCACTCCCCCTACGGCACGCCCGTCCACGCGCCCTGGGCGCTGGCGATCAACGCCCGGCTCCGTGAGCGCTACGGCATCGACGGCCAGGCGGTCGCCTCCGACGACGGCATCGTGGTGCGGATCCCGGACACGGACGCCGAGGCACCCACCGGCGAGATCGTGGCCTTCGAGCCCGACGAGATCGAGGAGATCGTCACGACCGAGGTCGGTGGGAGCGCGCTCTTCGCGAGCCGCTTCCGCGAGTGCGCCGCGCGGGCGCTGCTCCTCCCCCGCCGCGACCCCGGACGCCGCTCCCCACTGTGGCAGCAGCGGCAGCGGTCGGCCCAGCTGCTCGAGGTCGCTGCCCGCTACCCCTCGTTCCCGATCGTGCTCGAGGCGGTCCGCGAGTGCCTCCAGGACGTCTACGACCTGCCGGGGCTGGTCGGCCTGATGCGCCGGGTCGACCGGCGCGAGGTCGCGGTCGTCGACGTGGCCACGACGCAGCCGTCGCCGTACGCCCGGAGCCTGCTGTTCGGCTACGTCGCCCAGTTCGTCTACGAGGGCGACTCACCGCTGGCGGAGCGTCGCGCCGCCGCGCTCAGCCTCGACCAGGGCCTGCTCGCCGAGCTGCTCGGCCGCGCCGAGCTGCGCGAGCTGCTCGACCCGGAGGTGCTGGCCGAGGTCGAGGCGGAGCTGCAGCGCGTGGCCCCCGACCGCCGAGCCAGGGACGCCGAGGGCGGCGTCGACCTGGTGAGGACCATCGGCCCTCTCTCCACCGAGGAGGTCCGCGAGCGCGCCGTGGACGGTGCCGACGTCAGCGGCTGGCTGGCCAGCCTCGCCGACACCCGGCGGATCGTCGAGGTGCGCGTCGCCGGCGTGGAGCGCTGGGCGGTCGTCGAGGACGTCGGCAGGCTGCGCGACGGGCTCGGCGTCCCGGTCCCGCCGGGCACCCCCGAGGTCTTCGCCGACCCGGTCGAGGACCCGCTCGCCGACCTGGTCTCGCGCTTCGCACGCACCCACGGGCCGTTCACCACCGAGCAGGTCGCCGCCCGGCTCGGCCTGGGCGTGGCCGTCGTCCGCCACACGCTCGAGCGGCTGGCCGCCCAGGGCCGCGTCCTCGACGGCGAGTTCCGACCTGCCGGCTCCGGCACGGAGTGGTGCGACGCCGAGGTGCTGCGCCGGCTGCGGCGCCGGTCGCTGGCCCGGCTCCGCCAGGAGATCGAGCCGGTCGAGCCGCAGGCCCTGGCCCGGTTCCTCGGGTCGTGGCAGCACGTGGTCCCGTCAGGTTCGACCCAGCGCGGCGGTGGTCCCCGCGGCGTCGACGGCGTGCTGACCGTGATCAGCCAGCTCGCCGGCTGCCCGGTCCCCGCGAGCGCCCTGGAGCCGCTGGTGCTCGGCTCGCGGGTGGCCGACTACGAGCCGTCGTACCTCGACGAGCTCACCAGCACCGGCGAGGTCCTGTGGGCCGGCCACGGTGCGCTCCCCGGAACCGACGGCTGGGTCTCACTCCACCTCGCCGACCAGGCGCCGCTGACGCTGCCCGACCACACGCCGTTCGAGCACTCCGAGCTCCACCAGGCGGTGCTCGACGCGCTGGCGCCCGGCGGGGCGTGGTTCTTCCGCCAGCTCGGGCAGGCGGTCGGCCACCCCACCGACGCCGCCCTCGCCGGCGCGCTCTGGGACCTCGTCTGGGCGGGACGGGTGGGCAACGACACCCTCGCCCCGCTCCGTTCGCTTGTCAGCACCGGCCGCGGCAGCCACAAGTCGCGCCGGCCCGGCCCCCGCGTGCTCCGCAGCGGACCACCCCACACCGCCGGGCGCTGGGCGCTGCTCCCCGATCTCGACACCGACCCGACGCGTCGAGCCCACGCGGCCGCCGAGCGGCTCCTCGACCGCCACGGCGTCGTCACCCGCGGCGCGGTGCAGAGCGAGGGCACCCCGGGGGGCTTCGCAGCCGTCTACAAGGTGCTCTCCGCCTTCGAGGACTCCGGGCGCTGCCGGCGCGGCTACTTCGTCGAGGGTCTCGGGGCCGCACAGTTCGGCACCGCCGGGTCGGTCGACCGGCTCCGCACGTACGCCGACACCCGACCCGACGACAAGCCGGTCGCGACCGCGCTGGCCGCCACCGACCCCGCCAACCCGTTCGGCGCCGCGTTGCCGTGGCCGGAGGGCGAGGGACACCGGCCAGGGCGCAAGGCGGGCGCGATGGTGGTCCTGGTCGACGGCGACCTCACCCTCTACGTCGAGCGCGGCGGCCGCACCCTCCTCACCTGGACCGACGACACCGACCTGCTCACGCCGGCGACCGAGGCGCTCGCCACCGCCGCCCGGCGTGGACAGCTCGGCCGGCTGACGGTCGAGAAGGCCGACGGCGCCCAGCTGCTCGGCTCCGGCCAGACGCCGCTGCGCGAGGCTCTGGCGGCGGCCGGCTTCGTCGCGACGCCCCGGGGGTTGAGGCTCCGTGCCTGA
- a CDS encoding glycoside hydrolase family 15 protein gives MPLPIEDYALVGDRHTAALVGKDGSIDWLCLPRFDSPACFAALLGDETNGRWLLGPRDEARVTRRYVGRTSLLETTFTTDTGSVTLLDVMPTGDGRADVVRRVTGVSGTVRMRHEWIVRCDYGKVRPWVTRRRLAGVEVIVAVAGPDQLMLRGPRLPHAVDGRHQDEFDVSEGEQLTFATTWHESWRGLPEPIGWDERIEATRVEQEEWASLCSDDLPYADHVIRSLVTLRMMTLVETGGIVAAPTTSLPEDFGGERNWDYRYCWLRDAALTLESLLAAGFTEEAREWRGWLLRAVAGDPGDLQIMYAVDGSRDLAERTLDHLPGYADSRPVRIGNGAAGQRQADVLGEVMVALDEARAAGIHEDRHTWSLQRALVEELAEHWQEPDHGLWEIRGPQRHFTHSRVMVWVAFDRAVRAVEVHGHEGPVERWRELRDQVREEVLEKGFDPARGTFTQHYDTTEVDASLLMIPLVGFLPGDDERVLGTIRAIEEDLVRDGFLLRYRTETGVDGLAGDEHPFLACSFWMVSAYAAAGRTDDAHALMTRLCELPNDVGLLAEEYDVAGQRMAGNFPQAFSHLALVQAALRLHQL, from the coding sequence ATGCCGTTGCCGATCGAGGACTACGCGCTGGTCGGCGACCGGCACACCGCCGCCCTGGTGGGCAAGGACGGGTCGATCGACTGGCTGTGCCTGCCGCGCTTCGACTCCCCCGCGTGCTTCGCCGCGCTGCTCGGCGACGAGACCAACGGACGCTGGCTGCTGGGGCCGCGGGACGAGGCGCGGGTGACGCGCCGCTACGTCGGTCGCACGAGCCTGCTCGAGACGACGTTCACGACCGACACCGGCAGCGTGACGCTGCTCGACGTGATGCCGACCGGCGACGGCCGCGCCGACGTCGTACGCCGGGTCACGGGCGTCTCCGGCACCGTCAGGATGCGTCACGAGTGGATCGTCCGGTGCGACTACGGGAAGGTCCGGCCCTGGGTGACCCGCCGCCGGCTCGCCGGCGTGGAGGTCATCGTGGCCGTCGCCGGCCCCGACCAGCTGATGCTGCGCGGGCCGCGGCTCCCGCACGCGGTCGACGGGCGCCACCAGGACGAGTTCGACGTCTCCGAGGGGGAGCAGCTCACCTTTGCGACGACGTGGCACGAGTCGTGGCGAGGGCTGCCCGAGCCGATCGGCTGGGACGAGCGGATCGAGGCCACCCGGGTCGAGCAGGAGGAGTGGGCCTCGCTCTGCAGCGACGACCTCCCGTACGCCGACCACGTGATCCGCAGCCTGGTCACGCTCCGGATGATGACGCTGGTCGAGACCGGCGGGATCGTCGCGGCGCCCACGACCAGCCTGCCCGAGGACTTCGGCGGCGAGCGCAACTGGGACTACCGCTACTGCTGGCTCCGCGACGCCGCCCTCACCCTGGAGTCGCTGCTTGCGGCGGGGTTCACCGAGGAGGCCCGCGAGTGGCGCGGCTGGCTGCTGCGGGCGGTGGCGGGTGACCCCGGCGACCTCCAGATCATGTACGCGGTCGACGGCAGCCGTGACCTCGCCGAGCGCACCCTCGACCACCTGCCGGGCTATGCGGACAGCCGTCCGGTCCGGATCGGCAACGGCGCGGCCGGGCAGCGGCAGGCCGACGTCCTCGGCGAGGTGATGGTCGCCCTCGACGAGGCCCGGGCGGCCGGCATCCACGAGGACCGCCACACCTGGTCGCTGCAGCGCGCGCTGGTCGAGGAGCTCGCCGAGCACTGGCAGGAGCCCGACCACGGCCTCTGGGAGATCCGCGGGCCGCAGCGCCACTTCACCCACTCCCGCGTGATGGTGTGGGTCGCCTTCGACCGCGCGGTGCGCGCGGTCGAGGTGCACGGTCACGAGGGGCCGGTGGAGCGCTGGCGGGAGCTGCGCGACCAGGTGCGCGAGGAGGTGCTCGAGAAGGGCTTCGACCCGGCGCGCGGCACCTTCACCCAGCACTACGACACGACCGAGGTCGACGCCAGCCTGCTGATGATCCCGTTGGTGGGGTTCCTCCCGGGCGACGACGAACGGGTGCTGGGGACGATCCGCGCGATCGAGGAGGACCTGGTCCGCGACGGGTTCCTGCTCCGCTACCGGACCGAGACCGGGGTCGACGGGCTCGCCGGCGACGAGCACCCGTTCCTGGCGTGCTCCTTCTGGATGGTCTCGGCGTACGCCGCCGCCGGGCGGACCGACGACGCCCACGCCCTGATGACCCGGTTGTGCGAGCTGCCCAACGACGTCGGCCTCCTCGCGGAGGAGTACGACGTCGCCGGGCAGCGGATGGCGGGGAACTTCCCGCAGGCGTTCAGCCACCTCGCGCTGGTGCAGGCGGCTCTGCGCCTGCACCAGCTCTGA
- a CDS encoding helix-turn-helix domain-containing protein: MVLFRRLLGDVLRAKRMQRGMTLREVSAEARVSLGYISEIERGQKEASSELLASLCAALDVPLSEILHDVSSLVALEETATLTTTSGPEVVASAA, from the coding sequence ATGGTGCTGTTCCGGCGACTGCTCGGCGACGTGCTGCGCGCCAAGCGGATGCAGCGGGGCATGACGCTGCGCGAGGTCTCCGCCGAGGCCCGGGTCTCGCTGGGCTACATCTCCGAGATCGAGCGCGGCCAGAAGGAAGCCTCCTCCGAGCTGCTGGCCTCGCTGTGCGCGGCGCTCGACGTGCCGCTCTCCGAGATCCTCCACGACGTCTCGTCGCTGGTCGCGCTCGAGGAGACCGCCACGCTCACCACGACGAGCGGACCCGAGGTCGTCGCCTCCGCGGCCTGA